In one window of Kovacikia minuta CCNUW1 DNA:
- a CDS encoding relaxase/mobilization nuclease domain-containing protein, giving the protein MTIAKIHQNTSPRATLGYVLNKSGASIIGGNAAAWVEWDELTEAEQTDLLTETTARFAIAQALNPIKQPVYHISLSLPPHEALDDAAFSELSDQYLAGLILSAEQPELLPQLNDAQLTAAIERFRQEELPKYFYVAVRHTDQPHPHVHLVVAKINLETTTAIPTSYDRYRSQVVLRYLERQYGLSVQPNSWEVGRKAESTQQAQTELKTGQMSVHKQLQIILEQAAASSQTVPEFIEQAQAHGVEVQMQFTRTEKSKGISYSLDGVAMTGHALGTRYSFREGDPGLVKHLGLSYEPERDRALIQALCQRPVVRESLPQIDFPAPAPSLIMNHPELQTLALRQLAEETEEDDEGQSLLDNLEPLSDQTNSASIAAMEIPSTAPLESPQQGQSDLELESLPLVTDAPQPPPPQPIEVGLAAMGTG; this is encoded by the coding sequence ATGACGATTGCCAAGATCCACCAAAATACCTCGCCGAGAGCCACCCTCGGTTACGTCCTGAACAAGTCGGGTGCGAGCATCATTGGTGGCAATGCAGCTGCCTGGGTAGAGTGGGATGAATTAACAGAGGCAGAGCAAACAGATCTCCTCACCGAAACCACCGCCCGGTTTGCAATTGCCCAGGCCCTCAACCCAATCAAGCAGCCCGTTTACCATATCTCCCTCTCCCTCCCACCCCATGAAGCTCTGGATGATGCAGCCTTTAGTGAGCTATCTGATCAGTATTTAGCGGGCTTGATATTGAGTGCTGAACAACCGGAATTGCTCCCCCAATTGAATGACGCCCAGCTCACAGCTGCGATTGAACGCTTTCGCCAGGAAGAGTTGCCCAAGTACTTTTATGTGGCTGTGCGGCACACTGATCAACCCCACCCCCATGTGCACCTGGTTGTTGCCAAGATTAACCTGGAGACCACAACCGCTATTCCCACCTCCTATGACCGCTATCGGTCCCAAGTTGTGTTGCGTTATCTGGAGCGTCAGTATGGGTTAAGTGTACAGCCCAATAGCTGGGAAGTGGGCCGCAAAGCGGAGTCCACTCAGCAGGCTCAGACTGAACTGAAAACAGGTCAGATGAGTGTGCATAAACAATTACAAATAATCCTGGAACAGGCAGCAGCGAGCAGCCAAACTGTGCCCGAATTTATTGAGCAAGCACAGGCCCACGGGGTCGAAGTGCAGATGCAATTTACGCGCACGGAGAAGAGCAAAGGGATCTCCTATAGCCTGGATGGCGTTGCGATGACGGGCCATGCTTTAGGAACGCGTTACAGTTTCAGAGAAGGTGATCCAGGACTGGTCAAACATCTGGGTTTGAGCTACGAACCGGAGCGCGATCGGGCGTTAATTCAGGCCCTTTGTCAACGCCCCGTTGTGCGTGAATCATTACCCCAAATTGACTTCCCTGCCCCAGCTCCTTCCCTCATCATGAACCATCCAGAATTACAAACTCTGGCATTGCGGCAGCTAGCAGAAGAGACAGAAGAAGATGATGAAGGGCAGTCACTATTGGACAACTTAGAACCCCTATCAGATCAGACTAACAGTGCCTCGATCGCTGCGATGGAGATACCTTCAACTGCTCCCTTAGAATCACCTCAGCAGGGGCAATCAGACCTTGAATTGGAGTCGTTGCCCCTCGTTACAGATGCCCCTCAACCACCTCCTCCCCAACCCATTGAAGTGGGATTGGCAGCTATGGGAACGGGATGA